A segment of the Vibrio parahaemolyticus genome:
TTTGGATCGTAATAGCTACCAAAAGAAAACGTATGTTTGCTGTCTAGCCAGCCAAAGTTTGCTCGACCTCGGTCTTCGGCGTGTCTTACGGTGATCATCAGTGCCTCCAGTGTCCGTGGTTAGGAGAATTTTTTGTTTAGGAAGTTATCTAACGCCGCTTTACCTGCGCCAGAAAAGGCCAGTGAAACACTTGCTGCTAGCAGAGCTAGGCCAAATTCGTAGCCGTTGTTTGCCATAAATAAGCCGTTTTCGAAGTGCACTGAGAAAATCGCCACAACCATAGTGAATGAGAGTGCGACTGCCGCAGGGCGTGTCAGCAAACCAAGTAGAATAAACAAGCCGCCGAAAAATTCTGCGCTACCAGCAAGAAATGCCATCAATACGCCAGGGCCAAGTCCAATTGATGCCATCCATTGTCCTGTGCCTTCCAAGCCGTAGCCGCCAAACCAACCAAACAGTTTCTGAGCGCCGTGCGCCATAAAGATGATGCCGATAGGGATACGTAGTGCCAGTGCGCTGTAACCTGATTGTGATGTCGTGATTTTGTGTAAAAGTGTTTTCATGATGCTGTCCTCGATATGTATTTTTCAGTGGGAGTGTGTCTGCTCCTGAGCTGTTGAGAACAGTTTAGGCGTGGTTGATGAGGTTATTAATTGGCTTTATTTGACCTTCTCGTTCAATAAATTCGAATTAGTATATTTTAACGTTTTTTTCTCAGATGCTTATCTGTAATTTATTGGGAGTAAGATTGGCTAATTTAGCGATTTTAACGACAACTAAGTCGTAAATTTCGATGGATTTGGTATGTGAGAGAAAAGATATTGTTGATCAAAACGCAAAAAAAAGAGCACAGGGGGCTGTGCTCATTGCTTTCACGATTACAAGGGAGAAAGGTGTGTCCAAAGTAGAAGATCAAAGGTTCATCAAACTTTCTAACGACTCCTCGACATTGTTGTAGTGATAGGTCCGAATATTCACGCCATCTGTGGCATTGATTTGAATTTCTGAAATTTCGTTACCTGAGTCACGTTCGATGATCCCAATGGAGTGATCAACGGATTTACTGGTAATAACCTTTTGGTTTCTTAGTACAATTACGCAAGTATGTAAGTCCATGCCAATTCCCTTTAGCCGACGTTGTTGTGATGTTCTGGATTTAACTTTAGTGTACAAATTCGCTAATGCCAATAAATCTCAATATTGAGTTCCGAAAATGGCTAATCTTCATTTGTTCTGCGTTCTACAATGAAGTTATATCGAGTTGTTTTCACAGAATGCACGAGCAAGGATCGCTTCATGTTTATCCATCCTCATACATCGTTGACCTTCGAGCAGTGCCAAAAGGCGCGAGTGTCGCGAGACAGCCGTTTTGATGGGCGATTTTACGTCGCGGTAAAAACCACAGGGATTTTCTGCCGACCGATTTGTCCGGCGAACCTACCCAAAGAAGAAAATGTAGAGTACTTCACCGATAAAGCCCAAGCACTTAAAGCGGGTTATCGTCCTTGTTTGCGTTGTCGCCCAGACAGCGCTCCGGGATCGTGGGCATGGAAAGGCGTAGAAACAACATTTCAACGCGCGATTTCATTGATTGATCGAGGAGAGCTGCATCACCACTCGGTGTCTGAACTGGCAGAACGCGTTGGTATTTCTGATCGTTACTTGCGTATGTTGTTCGAGCAGTATCTCGGCATGTCACCAAAACAGTACGCGCAATATCAGCAGTTAATGTTCGCCAAGCAGTTGCTGCATTCCAGTTCGATGTCGGTTACGGAAGTCGGCTTCGCCGCCGGTTTTAACAGCACGCGCCGTTTCAACGATGCGTTCCAAAAGTTTCTGAAGCTCACGCCTTCTCAAGTTCGTCGAAGAGAATTTGATGGCGTGAGCGCGAATCGAATTGCGTTGTCTTATCGTGGTGAGTTGAATTGGCAACACATGCTGGATTTTTACCGACTAAGAGCTATCGAGGGCGTGGAGCGGGTGAGCGGCGAGAGTTACCAGCGCAACGTTTGTCTGGATAACAGCAAAGCGTGGTTTAAGGCGATCAAAGGTGAAGGAAACCTTGAGCTTGAATTCGAAATTGAAGAAGTTGCGAAGCTGCAAAACTTAGTGTCTGGAGTGCGGCGTATGTTCGATCTAGACACCGATATCTGTACTGTCGAGCAGCATTTGGATTATGTGGCACCGGGGCTTGTATCGAACCGAGGAATTCGGATTCCTGGAGTGTGGAATGCTTGGGAAGCCGGGGTTAGAGCCGTTTTGGGTCAACAAGTGTCGGTCAAGGCTGCGATAGGCCAGCTTAACTTATTGGTAAAAACGCTCAGTGGTGATGCTGACAAGCGCTTTTTCCCGACACCAGATGCGATTGCGAATGCCGACGTGAGTTTTTTGCGGATGCCGCAAAGTCGTAAAGAGACGTTGGTGCGTTTCGCTCAGTTTATGCAAAGCAACGCGGAGACGGATCCGCAACAATGGTTAGCGCTGAAAGGCATTGGACCTTGGACGGTCAGTTATGCTCAATTGCGTGGGCAATCCCAACCCGATTGCTTTTTAGATAAAGACTTAGTGGTGAAAAAAGCGATGCAGCGCTACCCATCACTCAATACGCACACCGCAGCCCCTTGGGGAAGCTACGCGACGTTTCACTTATGGAATCAATCATGAACACAGTTTATACCGAGATGCCGAGCCCACTAGGTGCGGTCACTATCCAATCTAACGCTGAGGGCTTACTTGGCATTTGGTTTGAGACTTGTACGACCAAGCCAAGTGAATTGGGGCGAAGAGATGATCAGCATCCGATTTTGCGCCAAGCCGTCACCCAGTTGGACGAATACTTTTCGGGTCTGCGCAACGAATTTGATTTGCCTTTGGCAGCGACAGGTACCGATTTTCAAAATCAAGTGTGGCATGCGTTAACGACCATTCCATACGGCGAGACGTGGAGCTATCAAGATCTCGCCAACGCGATTGGCAACCCGAAAGCCGTGCGTGCGGTTGGGTTAGCAAATGGCAAGAACCCTATTTCCATTGTGGTGCCTTGTCATCGCGTTATTGGTAAAAGTGGCAAACTGACTGGGTATGCTGGTGGGGTAGAACGCAAACAACGTTTGCTCGCATTAGAGCAAGGTACACCACTTTAAGTGAGGCGATTCTCATATTGTTGTTTGGCGTGCAACGCACGGTTGAGAATTGTGTAGAGTGGTTTATTTACGAACAAGATAACAAAGGATAACAAGGGCATGTCTTTCAAAATGGATTTTGATGCATTCATGAGTGAGTGTTGGCAGCTGCACGAGGAAAAGCCAGTACAGGTTTATGCTCAGCTAGAAACGGCGCTGAATGAGGTGGAAGCGCTCAGCCAAGTTGAGCGAATATTTGCACTGATGCTGCACACCGCAATTGGGCACCTTGAGCATCCCGAACGATTTCTTGCCTGTTTAGACAGCTTAGATGATCGCGCCATTACCGAGAGTTTGGCGTTTAAACGTAGCATCGCCGTTGCACGCTTTTTTGTCGATGGCACTGAGAATGTGGCATTGCTAGAGGAGCGAGATCAGCGTCGCGTGTTCTCTCTTATTGCGAACGAACTTTCTGCTCTTACTCAGCTTGAACCAGCAAGTCAATGGTTGGCGAAAGCCGCATTAGGAATGACACCACACGATGCAGAAGAGGTGCTAGCGCGTTCGATCGCAATTACCGCAAACAACTTGGCTTATCAGTATGAAGAGCTCTCAGAGCGTACTGACGAGCAGAAAGCGAGGATGTTAGAGTCTGCAAGGCTAGCACTGGATTATTGGAAAATAGCGGGCGGTTGGATGCAGGAAGAGCGCGCAGAATATCGTTTGGCGATGAGCTTGCTGAAAGCCGATGCACCTAAAGAAGCCAAAGTGCATGCTGAACGATGTGAAGCCATTTGTCTGCAAAACGGCGGCGATGCGTTTGAGCTTTTTTATGCGCATGACTTATTGATGCAAGTGCATTTTCAACTTAGCCAGCAATGCAAAAAACAATTGGATGCGCAGGTGCAGCAATACTGCACAACCAGCGAACTGGCGTAGGTTTGCCGCCACAGCAAAAAGCCCCGAGCTAATGGCTAGGGGCTTTTTGGCTGTCTAAACACTTTCGTATTTCTAGGTGTTGATTATGCCGTTTGCGGTTTTGGCTGGTATCGTCCAGGTTTGTGGTTCATCGCCAAAATCAAGTTGGTCGCAATGGCACCAAGAACGGAGAGAGCGATAAGGTACACATCCACAATAAACAGCGACATCACCACGATGGCACAATCGAGCGCCATCTGAATTTTGCCCGCTCGAATCCCAAAGCGTTCCTGAAGGTACAATGCCAAAATGTTAAAGCCGCCCAAACTCATCTTGTGACGAAATATCACCAGCATACCAATACCGATCAATCCACCGCCCAACAGCGCTGCGTAAAAAGGTTCGATTCGGGAAATTTCGATCACGTGGTGCAGATGGTCGACCGCGAAGGAGACAATAGAAACGGCAATAAAGGTATTAACCGTAAACCTCCAGCCCATGCGCATCACAGACAGAATATAAAAAGGGAGGTTAAGGGCGAAAAATATTTGACCAAAACTGAAGTCACTGACTTTGGTCAGAAAGATGGCCAAGCCAGCGGTGCCGCCAGTCAGTAATCCTACTTTGCTGAAAAATATCACCCCAAGTGACACCAACGCGCTACCGAGCGTCAGAGCCAAGAGGTTTTCTCTTAGGCTATGATCTTTATCCATAAAACAATTTCCTTGGTTTAAAAACCGCGGCGGAGACAATCTGCCTATCGAACGCGGTAAACAGTCACCAAAATAGCGACTAATAAATCGACCGATAAAATGTCGCGAAAAGTGACCAATGTCGAGTTTTTGGACAAGATTATGATGATGTTAAGCTGTTTAACATAATGTACACATGAATAAAAACAACAAGGAAAAGCGATGATTAAGCAAGTTGGCAACACTCAAATTAACCCCCTGCATCGACTGACCTGTCACTGCGGAAAAGTCGAACTGGAACTGACGTTACCCAACGGAATTGAAAAGCCGAGACGCTGTGATTGCTCTATGTGTCGTCGTCGAAGTGCGATTGTGGCTTCAGTACCTTTGAGTGGTATTCGTATCGTTCAAGGTGACGATGTTTTAAAGCTCTACCAATTTAATACGCATACCACGAAGCATTTTTTCTGTAGTGAATGTGGCATTTACACACACCATCAACGCCGATCAGATCCAAGTGAGTACGGTTACAACGTGGGATGTTTAGAGGGCGTTAACCCGTACGAATTGGGTGATATTGAAGTGATGGATGGCGTTAACCATCCATCGGATCGTTAGACTAAGTAGCTAGGCGTGTCATAGGGATTAGGTAAACAAGCCGCCGTTCATCCACAAATGAGCGGCAATACTGGCGGCGTAGCCCAGAGCGATCACGGGCGTCCATTTTAAGTGGCCAAAGAAAGTGTATTGGCCACGCGCTGCGCCCATCAAAGCCACACCCGCGGCTGAACCAATCGACAACAAACTACCCCCTACGCCCGCAGTGAGCGTAACAAGCAACCAGTTACCAGTGGACATACTTGGGTCCATCGTTAGTACCGCAAACATGACCGGAATGTTATCGACAATGGCAGAAAGCACACCGACCATCACGTTCGCCCAAACCGGATTCCATTGGGTGTACATGACGTTTGAAACCAATTCGAGATAACCGAGCAAGCTCAAGCCGCCTACACACATCACGACGCCATAGAAGAACAGCAAGGTATCCCATTCGGCGCGAGAAACACGATGGAATACGTCAAACGGTACGACAGAGCCTAAACGTTTCAGCGCATGATCGTCCCCATTCGCAATCGCCATGGCCGCTTTTTTCGCGAGCGAATGTTTGAGGGTTTTTCTTAAGAAGTACCCGAAGAATTGTAGGTACGCCAAGCCCATCATCATGCCAACCACGGGTGGGAAGTGAAGAACAGCATGGAAGGAGACAGCCGTAGCGATCGTGAGGACAAACAGCAGCACAATGCGCCTTGCACCACGTTTTAATTCGACATGCTCGTGGATGGTATTGGGTTTGGTGTTCGGTACAAAAAGGGACATTAAAAACGCTGGCACGACATAGTTGATTAGAGAAGGGACAAACAATGGCATGAATTCAGAGAACCGCACGTGCCCAGCTTGCCAAACCATCAAGGTTGTAATGTCACCAAATGGGCTGAATGCCCCGCCCGCGTTGGCTGCGATAACGATGTTGATGCAAGCAAGATTGACGAACCTTGGATTGTCGCCAGACACTTTCATTACCACCGCGCACATCAAAAGGGCCGTGGTTAAGTTATCTGCGATTGGAGAGATGACAAACGCCAGAAAGCCTGTCAGCCAAAACAGTTTTTTGAACCCGAACCCTTTCCCAACCATCCACGCTTGTAGAGCATCAAAGAGTTTGCGCTCTTCCATCGCGTTTATGTAGGTCATCGCAACGAGCAAAAACAGCAACAGCTCGGCGTACTCAAGTAGGTTATGTTCCAACGCCGATTTTGCCACGTCTTGCTGGTGGTGCTGGGCGAAGGTGTAACCAATCAAAATCCAAATCAGACCTGCCGCGAGAAGTACAGGTTTGGATTTTCTCATCTTCAAATACTCTTCGAGCATGACCAGAATATAAGCGATCGAGAAAAGAATGAGAGCGATATAGCCTACGGCGGAGTTCACCAGATTAAGATCACTGGATGCCGCTGCAAAGCTGGAACTAGAGAACAACAAACAGCAGAAAGCCACAATAGGATAGATTGGCATAGACATTTCTCCCTTGTCTTGTTGGAGAAATATTAGCCATAAATTAAGGGGTTAGTTGTGAGAGAGCTCGAATTAACAGTAGGAGTTAAGATTTGGGTAGCTTGCGCCACTATTTTCTGAGTGACGCAATGCTCGCCGCGCCAAATAAGATCGCAACAGCGTATAAACCATAAGTTAGCCAATGGCTAATTTCTAGAAAAGGAATGAGTCCCTGACCTGCCCACATACAGCCTCCGTTTAATGAGCAATGTTGTAATAGTCGGGTCAATCTAAAGCAAATGAACAATGTTTTTTGTGAGTGACGGCAAATTCTGAAGGATTAGAAAGTCAAATTTTGGTGAGTGAGAGAGAACTCTCACTTTAAAAATCAATACGCTAACACTTTAGTGTTAGCGTATTGCTGAATCCATTTAGCGGAGTAGGGCTTTTTTCAGTGGAGATGCCTCAATTGCCCTTACCAGCAACAAGGTCACGACGAGAGTGGCAGGAAACAAGAAGGCATCTTTTGCTAAGTCTTGTAATCCTAAAAAGCCCGCTATGTTCATCATGACAATAATGACCAACAGATGGCTCACGTAAACGCCTAAAACACTTGGGGCCCACTTAAATACCCATGACATGTTGCCAAAATTAGGATGAACTAACAGCCACATGAACACGCCGAGCGACCAAATGACGGTACCAAACAAGAAGTCATTAGAGTTGAAGGCCACATCGTACTGCATCAACCAGTAGGCTTCACCAAAGTGCAGAGCCATACCGAGGAGAATCAGGCGAATGGTGTTGTTGCGTGACCAAAGCCACTGTTTTTCTCGAATCAAGTAGCCAAATACCACAAGTAAGGTACTGAAAAATGGCCCATTACGAGTGAAAAACGGAGCAGGTAAATCGGTGAGAGGTGCATAGCTGCCTGCCAAAACACCATAGACGTAAAGCAGCACAGTTGTTGGAAGCAGTAACTGAGCCATGCCAGTTCGAACTAAGCAGGCGATGATAGCGACCGCAATCACCAATGCTGGAATAAACCACAGGTGGACAAGCCCGCCTTCTAGTAATGAATTCAGTGGTGCAGACGCTAAGTATCCCCAGTAGCCTTGTCGTTCGGCAAGGTATCCCGCTTCTGCTACGACTTGCCATTGGAACGGCATGAGTAAGCTGATCACGCTCCAAACCAACCAAATTTTCATTAGAGGTTTCGCATAGTTGACTAAAGTTTCGAGTGGATTGCTGCTCAGCTTAGGTTGGATAAGGTAACCAGAAATAAGGAAAAAAAGCGGAACCGCAAAACGAGCGAGCTGATTAAGAAGATAACCGACCCAAGGTACGCCATCCCACTGCCAATAAGTGAGGGCCATTTGGCAATGCAGCCCGACAATTGCCACCATGGCAATGATGCGTGCAAATTCTAAACTGGCTATTTTTCGGTTTGTCGCCATACGTTACTTACCTAAATGAATAAAAAACTTCAGCGAAAGTAACAGTTCGCGACGCACTTCATGCATGAAAAAATCAACACATTGCAGCTTGAACCTTAGCAATGTCTGAATTTAAGACTCACTTCAAACTTCTTGATTCCGCATCTATTAACCCACTCAATAGGTCGATCTTAGCAAGAAAATAATATGGATAGATGGTTAGACCAGTTAACTCTTCATTGCAAAAAAGAACGACCGTGCTAAAACTACAGTTATGAAAAAAGGAAAAGTAACGAAAGAGTTCATTCTGCAGCGCGCATTTGAAATTGCCAGTGAAGACGGCTTAGAAAGCCTCACCATTGGCGAACTAGCGAAGCAGTGTGGCATGTCCAAAAGTGGTCTGTTTGCTCACTTTAATTCCAAGTTGAATTTGCAGCTTTCCGTGCTTGAGTACGCAAACCAAGTGTTTGCTGAAAGAGTGATTGAACCTGCACGCGGGCTTGGTGATGGCAATATTGAGCGGAAAATCCGAGGGTTGTTGGATTCTTGGATGACGTGGAACCATTCATTTCAAGGCAGCTGTATGTTCCTTGATGCGTGGAATGATGCCGCAGACAAAAATTGTCCGTTACAAGCGGCATTACGTAAAGCGATTGATACTTGGTTAAGTTATCTAGAAATTCAAATTGCGAAAGGCAAAGAAAACCAAGAGTTTATAAGCGACTTAGATACTCGTCAGGCGACGTTCGATTTATACGGGCAGTACCTGAGCGCGCATGTTTTCTATTCGATCAAAGGTGAGGAAGAGAGCTTACGCTTATTTTGGCAAGGCATCGACAACTTGCTTGCTCGATGGAGAGGTTAACACCGTCTACGGGTAACGAAGATTCATTTTAAAGAGCGACAGAGTTCGCTCTTTCTTATCAGCATAAAAAGCACGACCGTTCTATTTTTGCTAAGTGTGCTGATAACTAAGGAAAAGATCATGAGTGAGAAAATCTATTTTAATACCTCGCAGCGTTTTAGTGTGAAGCGCAGTCTCGTCAACATCAGTACCCGCTTGCACCACACATTGGCCCCATCGCATGCGAAGAAAACGGCGCGAAAACTGCTGCTTACTCCAGCGCGTACGCAACCAAAAAATGCGGAGCCACAAGGATTAGTTAAAGCAGAAATCCAAGGGCACACTGGGGCTATCAAAACGTATTCGTTGGGTCAGGGGCCTGTGTGGGTTCTGACTCATGGTTGGTCGGGCACGGCGAGCCAGTTTTATCCGTTGATGGAACATATCGCGGCTTGTGGATTTACTGCGTTGGCTTACGATCATCCAGCACATGGTGAAAGTGATGGTCAATATGGTCATATTCCGGGCTTTGTGCGTGGCTTGGAAGAGGTTCTCGACTCGGTAGAAGAAGGCGTCGCCGGATTGGTTGGACATAGTATGGGAACGGCGTCTGCACTTGAGTGCCGTCATCATAAGTTGGAAAACAAGCCACTGCTATTGATTGCGCCAGTGTTGAATTACGTAGAGAACTTGTTTGGCAGCATTGCGCGTTCTGGCTATTCAATGAAACTGTTCAAAGCGGTGGTATCGGAAGTGGAAGATCAGTATGGCTACCCATTGCAATCGATCGACCCTCTGAAGCGACTCTCGGAGCGAGCTGCACCCACGATCATCGTGCATGATGAGCAAGATAAATTCACTAAACACAGCATTTCCGCTCAAGCCGCTGACGAGATTGAAAATGTTGAGTTGGTGACAACACAAGGTCAAGGCCATGGGCGAGTCATGAAGTGTGAGCAAGTATTTAGCAGCTTCGACCGCTTGATTGAACGCGTGTAGTTATTGGCTTAATGATGTTTAATCACAATGAAAAAAGAAAGGACAGCCGGGGGCTGTCCTTTTTCGTTTTTAGCTTCTGTGAGTGCAAGGTTTACACTCAGAATGTTAGGCTTAGTTACAGTTAGCTACGCCAACTTCTTTCCATACACCCCATTCGCCAGACTTGCTTGGATCGTCACCCTGAGTCCACCATTTCGCTTCCCACGTTTTACCTGCGTGAGTCACTTGGTTGCCACCTGTGTACACTGCGCTCGCATCCCATGCGTTGTCACAAGTACCTGGGTTTGGATCGGTTGTGTGCTGTGCAACAACCACTGTCGCGCTTGCCGATGAAGACGCTTTACCGTCGCTCACACTTACAGTGAAACTTAGGCTTGTGTCTTGCGGGTATTCCGCAGCAGTGAACGTCACTTTAGAGCCGTTTACCGTTGCGTTCAGACCTTGAGGCAGAGTCCAGTTGAAAGTAAGAGTATCGTTGTCTGCATCGCTAGACGCAGATGCATCTACAACCACAACGTCACCAGTATTTGCTGTTGCTGGAGCAACAACTTGCGCTACTGGTGCGTTGTTCACTGGGTCAACCACACCTGCTGGCTTCACAGTTACTACAACAAGGTCAGATGCTGTTGCTCCTTCGTTGTCAGTCACTGTCAGCTTGAAGGTTAATTGCTCTTCAACAGTAACTTCTGCTGCATCAAAGCTTGCTTTCGCTGTGTTTGCGCCTGCTAGTACCACTGCTGTACCAGATACTTGTTCCCACACGTAACTCGCGATAGTGCCGTCAGAGTCTTTCGATAGGCTACCATCTAGAACCACACTTGCAGGGCCAGTTACCGATTGATCTGCGCCAGCTGCTGCGGTTGGTTTACGGTTTGGTTGAGGAACCACACCGCCAGCCATACCTTCGTGCATTGCGTTGAGAATGTCGCCGTTATCCGCGTCGATTTCCCAAGAGAATAGACCCGCAAGACCTAGAGATTTCGCGTAGCTACCTTTTGCTAGCACTGAG
Coding sequences within it:
- a CDS encoding DoxX family protein translates to MKTLLHKITTSQSGYSALALRIPIGIIFMAHGAQKLFGWFGGYGLEGTGQWMASIGLGPGVLMAFLAGSAEFFGGLFILLGLLTRPAAVALSFTMVVAIFSVHFENGLFMANNGYEFGLALLAASVSLAFSGAGKAALDNFLNKKFS
- a CDS encoding DNA-3-methyladenine glycosylase 2 family protein, coding for MFIHPHTSLTFEQCQKARVSRDSRFDGRFYVAVKTTGIFCRPICPANLPKEENVEYFTDKAQALKAGYRPCLRCRPDSAPGSWAWKGVETTFQRAISLIDRGELHHHSVSELAERVGISDRYLRMLFEQYLGMSPKQYAQYQQLMFAKQLLHSSSMSVTEVGFAAGFNSTRRFNDAFQKFLKLTPSQVRRREFDGVSANRIALSYRGELNWQHMLDFYRLRAIEGVERVSGESYQRNVCLDNSKAWFKAIKGEGNLELEFEIEEVAKLQNLVSGVRRMFDLDTDICTVEQHLDYVAPGLVSNRGIRIPGVWNAWEAGVRAVLGQQVSVKAAIGQLNLLVKTLSGDADKRFFPTPDAIANADVSFLRMPQSRKETLVRFAQFMQSNAETDPQQWLALKGIGPWTVSYAQLRGQSQPDCFLDKDLVVKKAMQRYPSLNTHTAAPWGSYATFHLWNQS
- a CDS encoding methylated-DNA--[protein]-cysteine S-methyltransferase: MNTVYTEMPSPLGAVTIQSNAEGLLGIWFETCTTKPSELGRRDDQHPILRQAVTQLDEYFSGLRNEFDLPLAATGTDFQNQVWHALTTIPYGETWSYQDLANAIGNPKAVRAVGLANGKNPISIVVPCHRVIGKSGKLTGYAGGVERKQRLLALEQGTPL
- a CDS encoding YitT family protein, giving the protein MDKDHSLRENLLALTLGSALVSLGVIFFSKVGLLTGGTAGLAIFLTKVSDFSFGQIFFALNLPFYILSVMRMGWRFTVNTFIAVSIVSFAVDHLHHVIEISRIEPFYAALLGGGLIGIGMLVIFRHKMSLGGFNILALYLQERFGIRAGKIQMALDCAIVVMSLFIVDVYLIALSVLGAIATNLILAMNHKPGRYQPKPQTA
- a CDS encoding GFA family protein, whose amino-acid sequence is MIKQVGNTQINPLHRLTCHCGKVELELTLPNGIEKPRRCDCSMCRRRSAIVASVPLSGIRIVQGDDVLKLYQFNTHTTKHFFCSECGIYTHHQRRSDPSEYGYNVGCLEGVNPYELGDIEVMDGVNHPSDR
- the nhaD gene encoding sodium:proton antiporter NhaD, with the protein product MPIYPIVAFCCLLFSSSSFAAASSDLNLVNSAVGYIALILFSIAYILVMLEEYLKMRKSKPVLLAAGLIWILIGYTFAQHHQQDVAKSALEHNLLEYAELLLFLLVAMTYINAMEERKLFDALQAWMVGKGFGFKKLFWLTGFLAFVISPIADNLTTALLMCAVVMKVSGDNPRFVNLACINIVIAANAGGAFSPFGDITTLMVWQAGHVRFSEFMPLFVPSLINYVVPAFLMSLFVPNTKPNTIHEHVELKRGARRIVLLFVLTIATAVSFHAVLHFPPVVGMMMGLAYLQFFGYFLRKTLKHSLAKKAAMAIANGDDHALKRLGSVVPFDVFHRVSRAEWDTLLFFYGVVMCVGGLSLLGYLELVSNVMYTQWNPVWANVMVGVLSAIVDNIPVMFAVLTMDPSMSTGNWLLVTLTAGVGGSLLSIGSAAGVALMGAARGQYTFFGHLKWTPVIALGYAASIAAHLWMNGGLFT
- a CDS encoding acyltransferase, with the translated sequence MATNRKIASLEFARIIAMVAIVGLHCQMALTYWQWDGVPWVGYLLNQLARFAVPLFFLISGYLIQPKLSSNPLETLVNYAKPLMKIWLVWSVISLLMPFQWQVVAEAGYLAERQGYWGYLASAPLNSLLEGGLVHLWFIPALVIAVAIIACLVRTGMAQLLLPTTVLLYVYGVLAGSYAPLTDLPAPFFTRNGPFFSTLLVVFGYLIREKQWLWSRNNTIRLILLGMALHFGEAYWLMQYDVAFNSNDFLFGTVIWSLGVFMWLLVHPNFGNMSWVFKWAPSVLGVYVSHLLVIIVMMNIAGFLGLQDLAKDAFLFPATLVVTLLLVRAIEASPLKKALLR
- a CDS encoding TetR/AcrR family transcriptional regulator; translation: MKKGKVTKEFILQRAFEIASEDGLESLTIGELAKQCGMSKSGLFAHFNSKLNLQLSVLEYANQVFAERVIEPARGLGDGNIERKIRGLLDSWMTWNHSFQGSCMFLDAWNDAADKNCPLQAALRKAIDTWLSYLEIQIAKGKENQEFISDLDTRQATFDLYGQYLSAHVFYSIKGEEESLRLFWQGIDNLLARWRG
- a CDS encoding alpha/beta fold hydrolase — encoded protein: MSEKIYFNTSQRFSVKRSLVNISTRLHHTLAPSHAKKTARKLLLTPARTQPKNAEPQGLVKAEIQGHTGAIKTYSLGQGPVWVLTHGWSGTASQFYPLMEHIAACGFTALAYDHPAHGESDGQYGHIPGFVRGLEEVLDSVEEGVAGLVGHSMGTASALECRHHKLENKPLLLIAPVLNYVENLFGSIARSGYSMKLFKAVVSEVEDQYGYPLQSIDPLKRLSERAAPTIIVHDEQDKFTKHSISAQAADEIENVELVTTQGQGHGRVMKCEQVFSSFDRLIERV